One segment of Vagococcus martis DNA contains the following:
- a CDS encoding RluA family pseudouridine synthase, translating to MQLSITLPKGTHETTIRDLLENDWLIPRKVRHFLRTRKNVLKNNQPVMFHETVIASDTVTMIFEDSDYTKPDISLGNKEAVNVLWEDEHLIIVNKAYGQKTHPNQPQESDTLLNDLAAYLAPKNQEPYVVHRLDKETSGAIVFAKHPIILPILGRLLEQKKINRYYEAEVSGIIKEKKLTIDKPIGRHRHDRRKRVVDTKKGAQARTHVSVVEVLKNTTHIKCKLDTGRTHQIRVHLESIKHPIIGDPLYNPSSTYPRLQLHAKSLHLVHPFTNEDIVVQAMPSLFEIKQ from the coding sequence ATGCAGCTGTCTATCACTTTACCAAAAGGAACACATGAAACTACGATTCGTGACCTACTAGAAAACGATTGGCTTATTCCTAGGAAAGTCCGACATTTTTTAAGAACACGAAAAAATGTGTTAAAAAATAATCAACCTGTCATGTTCCATGAAACTGTTATAGCTAGTGATACAGTGACGATGATTTTCGAAGATAGTGATTATACAAAGCCTGACATTTCCTTAGGGAATAAAGAGGCGGTCAATGTCTTATGGGAAGATGAACACCTCATCATCGTCAACAAAGCATACGGTCAAAAAACTCATCCAAATCAACCTCAAGAGTCAGATACCTTACTAAACGACTTGGCTGCATATTTAGCTCCTAAGAATCAAGAGCCGTATGTTGTGCATAGACTTGATAAAGAAACAAGCGGTGCCATTGTTTTTGCAAAACATCCAATTATTTTGCCTATACTTGGTAGATTATTAGAACAAAAGAAAATCAATCGCTATTATGAAGCCGAAGTAAGTGGGATTATCAAAGAAAAAAAATTGACTATTGATAAACCTATCGGACGCCATCGTCATGACAGACGAAAACGTGTAGTTGATACAAAAAAAGGTGCACAAGCTAGAACTCATGTATCCGTAGTTGAGGTGTTGAAAAATACAACTCATATCAAATGTAAACTTGATACAGGACGCACACATCAAATCCGTGTACACTTAGAGAGCATAAAACACCCCATCATTGGCGACCCTTTATACAATCCATCATCAACCTATCCTAGACTACAGCTTCATGCAAAATCGCTTCACTTAGTACACCCTTTTACGAATGAAGACATTGTTGTTCAAGCAATGCCCAGTTTATTTGAAATCAAACAATAG